GCCGATGACGACCACCGACGGGTTGATCAGGTTGACCATCGTGGCGACCACCTCGCCGATGTCACGGCCGGCCTGGCGGACCACGGCCATCGCCGGGCGGCTGCCGCGCCGGACCAGCTCGACGACGTCGCCGCCGTCCTCTGCCTGCTCGCCCTGGGCCCGCACGGCCGCGGCCAGCGCCGGCCCGGCGGCGACGGCCTCGAGGCACCCCGAGTTGCCGCAGCGGCACTGCACGGCCTCGGCGCCCGGGACCCGCACGTGGCCGAGGTCGCCCGCGGTGCCCTGCGCGCCGCGCTGCAGCACGCCGCCCGAGACGATGCCCGCGCCGATGCCGGTGGCGACCTTGATGAGCACCAGGTCGTCGACGTCGCGCAGGTGCCGGCGGCGCTCGCCGAGCGCCATGATGTTGACGTCGTTGTCGACGAGGACCGGGATGTCGTACTCCCGGTGCAGGTGGCCAGGGACGTCGTAGCGGTCCCAGCCGGGCATGATCGGCGGGTTGATCGGGCGGCCGGTCGAGTGCTCGACCGGTCCCGGCAGGCCGATGCCGATCGCGGCCAGGTCGGACTCGGGCCGACCGGTCGCGGCCACGAGCCCGCGGACGGAGTCGACCACCCAGGTGAGCACCCGCTCGGGCCCCTCGGCGACGGCCAGCCGGGCGTCCACCTCGCCGAGCACGGTGCCGTCGAGGTCGGTGAGCGCGACGCGCGCATGGGTCGCACCGACGTCGACGCCGACCACGAGGCGTGCGGCGGGGTTCATGGCGAACAGCGCGGGCGGGCGGCCACCGGTCGACCGCGCGCCCCCGAACGGGGCGACCAGCCCGAGGCGCATGAGGGTGTCGATGCG
Above is a genomic segment from Nocardioides okcheonensis containing:
- a CDS encoding ROK family transcriptional regulator yields the protein MRTGELFDLLRDGRPWTRAQLADATGLARSTITARIDTLMRLGLVAPFGGARSTGGRPPALFAMNPAARLVVGVDVGATHARVALTDLDGTVLGEVDARLAVAEGPERVLTWVVDSVRGLVAATGRPESDLAAIGIGLPGPVEHSTGRPINPPIMPGWDRYDVPGHLHREYDIPVLVDNDVNIMALGERRRHLRDVDDLVLIKVATGIGAGIVSGGVLQRGAQGTAGDLGHVRVPGAEAVQCRCGNSGCLEAVAAGPALAAAVRAQGEQAEDGGDVVELVRRGSRPAMAVVRQAGRDIGEVVATMVNLINPSVVVIGGQVADAGEHLLAGIRESVYQRSLPLATEHLRIVTSQAGGQAAVLGAAALAIEHVLSPDVVDAAGEALAAVEARTEAPGA